In a genomic window of Sandaracinaceae bacterium:
- a CDS encoding Rieske 2Fe-2S domain-containing protein: MTESTAPHRYPRGWFPVGLSTEIPAGEIKSVHYLGRQMIVYRGEDGVAHISDAYCPHLGADLGVGGKVEGDCVRCPFHAWKFGPDGACVEVPYAKRIPPRARIGAHPTDEANGFIFVWNDPDGGAPDYQIPRLPEWEDPTWNRWSPQRLEIKTHPREIVENVADKAHFAPIHGTHIDVFANEYNGYEAVQVIEGVAYPRGGGKDYFKSRTTYYGPSFQISAMDGYLQNKIVNCHTPIGPNSLHLWFGVMLQVKPGGDKKQTEQFQEQYANNLLVGFKEDIAVWEHKVYVEKPILCDGDGKLGPLRHWYQQFYESKGTQAAE, encoded by the coding sequence ATGACCGAGAGCACTGCCCCCCATCGCTATCCCCGAGGCTGGTTCCCTGTTGGGTTGTCCACCGAGATCCCCGCCGGCGAGATCAAGTCGGTGCACTACTTGGGGCGGCAGATGATCGTGTACCGCGGCGAAGACGGCGTGGCGCACATCTCGGACGCGTACTGCCCGCACCTCGGCGCGGACCTCGGCGTGGGCGGCAAGGTGGAGGGCGACTGCGTGCGCTGCCCGTTCCATGCGTGGAAGTTCGGCCCCGACGGCGCTTGCGTGGAGGTGCCCTATGCCAAGCGCATCCCGCCGCGCGCGCGCATCGGCGCGCACCCCACCGACGAGGCCAACGGCTTCATCTTCGTGTGGAACGACCCGGACGGCGGCGCGCCGGACTACCAGATCCCACGCCTGCCAGAGTGGGAAGACCCTACCTGGAACCGCTGGAGCCCACAGCGCCTCGAGATCAAGACGCACCCGCGCGAGATCGTGGAGAACGTGGCCGACAAGGCGCACTTTGCGCCCATCCACGGCACGCACATCGACGTGTTCGCCAACGAGTACAACGGCTACGAGGCCGTGCAGGTCATCGAGGGCGTGGCCTACCCGCGCGGCGGCGGGAAGGACTACTTCAAGTCGCGCACCACGTACTACGGCCCCAGCTTCCAGATCTCGGCGATGGACGGGTACCTGCAGAACAAGATCGTGAACTGCCACACACCCATTGGGCCCAACAGCCTGCACCTGTGGTTCGGCGTCATGCTGCAGGTGAAGCCGGGTGGCGACAAGAAGCAGACCGAGCAGTTCCAGGAGCAGTACGCCAACAACCTGCTGGTGGGCTTCAAGGAAGACATCGCGGTCTGGGAGCACAAGGTCTACGTCGAGAAGCCCATCCTGTGTGATGGCGATGGCAAGCTGGGGCCGCTGCGCCACTGGTACCAGCAGTTCTACGAGAGCAAGGGCACCCAGGCCGCCGAGTAG
- a CDS encoding glycoside hydrolase family 3 C-terminal domain-containing protein translates to MRIRRATPLFLLLSLSVLPLWGCSSDSSSITPAVTAYCRDHDAREVEARITEVLAGLTLEEKANLMRGSFPLPRQGTWQAAMLPAKGFPGFRMLDGPRGVSRLGGATGTAFPVGMARGATWDPALEAEVGEAIALELRARGADTLLAPTVNLLQHPLWGRAQETYGEDSFHVGAMGTAFVQGAQEHALCVVKHFAVNNIENTRLTVNVTVDERALREVFLPHFERIVTEANVAGVMTSYNRVNGQYCSQNAHLLRDILRGEWNYAGLVMSDWVWGTHETVPAIEAGLDLEMPAEIIYGEPLADAVDDGDVREAQLDTALRRMLRAQYCYSLDSNPATPDDAAVGTPATLALAQRVAEQSIVLLKNDGALPIERAAGLDIVVVGQLADVANIGDQGSSAVTPVAEVVTAVDGLAAAAGSATVTHVAGDLSMMADRDLVAGADVVIVVVGLDTLSEGEGNIAAGDRSSLALPAAHLALLTEAAGLSDNVVVVLEGGSVLDVGPFVDSVQAIVMAWYPGMQGGHAIARVLFGEHVPSGRLPMAWPMDEADLPPFDSVSNEVTQGLFHGQRHLDREGVAARYALGYGLSYTTFVYDSVMLDTVAPAADGTVTATVRVRNTGDYEAIETVQLYVRSPGTEVERAVRDLRAFARVEIPAGGTRDVELQFSVASLAYYDEAAAGWALEPGSYSVDVGRNGSDLTLSATFTLVE, encoded by the coding sequence ATGCGAATTCGCCGCGCCACGCCCCTCTTCCTCCTGCTCTCGCTCAGCGTGCTTCCGCTCTGGGGGTGTTCCAGTGACAGCAGCAGCATCACGCCGGCCGTCACCGCCTACTGCCGTGACCACGACGCCCGCGAAGTGGAAGCCCGCATCACCGAGGTACTGGCCGGTCTCACGCTGGAAGAGAAAGCCAACCTGATGCGCGGCTCGTTTCCGCTGCCGCGTCAGGGCACGTGGCAGGCGGCCATGCTGCCGGCCAAGGGCTTCCCCGGCTTCCGCATGCTGGACGGTCCGCGCGGGGTGAGCCGGCTCGGTGGCGCGACGGGCACGGCGTTCCCCGTGGGGATGGCTCGTGGCGCCACGTGGGACCCCGCGCTCGAGGCCGAGGTGGGCGAGGCCATCGCCCTCGAGCTGCGCGCGCGCGGCGCGGACACGCTGCTGGCCCCCACGGTGAACCTGCTGCAGCACCCGCTCTGGGGACGCGCGCAGGAGACCTACGGCGAAGACTCGTTCCACGTGGGCGCCATGGGCACCGCGTTCGTGCAGGGCGCGCAGGAGCACGCGCTCTGCGTGGTGAAGCACTTCGCGGTGAACAACATCGAGAACACGCGCCTGACGGTGAACGTCACCGTGGACGAGCGCGCCCTGCGCGAGGTGTTCCTGCCGCACTTCGAGCGCATCGTGACCGAGGCCAACGTCGCCGGCGTCATGACCTCGTACAACCGCGTGAACGGGCAGTACTGCAGCCAGAACGCCCATCTGCTGCGGGACATCCTGCGCGGCGAGTGGAACTACGCCGGGCTCGTGATGAGCGACTGGGTGTGGGGCACGCACGAGACCGTGCCCGCCATCGAGGCGGGGCTCGACCTCGAGATGCCCGCCGAGATCATCTACGGCGAGCCGCTCGCGGATGCCGTAGATGACGGCGACGTGCGCGAGGCGCAGCTGGACACGGCGCTGCGCCGGATGTTGCGCGCGCAGTACTGCTACAGCCTGGACTCGAACCCGGCCACGCCCGACGACGCCGCGGTCGGGACCCCCGCCACCCTGGCCCTCGCCCAGCGCGTGGCCGAGCAGAGCATCGTCCTGCTGAAGAACGATGGCGCGCTGCCCATCGAGCGCGCGGCGGGGCTCGACATCGTGGTGGTGGGCCAGCTGGCCGACGTGGCCAACATCGGCGACCAGGGCAGCAGCGCGGTCACGCCCGTGGCCGAGGTGGTCACCGCGGTGGACGGACTCGCCGCAGCGGCGGGGAGCGCCACCGTCACGCACGTGGCTGGCGACCTGAGCATGATGGCGGACCGCGACCTCGTGGCGGGCGCCGACGTGGTCATCGTGGTCGTGGGCCTCGACACCCTCAGTGAGGGCGAGGGCAACATCGCCGCAGGCGACCGCTCGTCGCTGGCGTTGCCAGCCGCACACCTGGCGCTGCTCACCGAAGCCGCGGGCTTGAGCGACAACGTGGTGGTGGTGCTGGAGGGGGGCTCGGTGCTCGACGTAGGCCCCTTCGTGGACTCGGTGCAGGCCATCGTCATGGCCTGGTACCCCGGCATGCAGGGCGGCCACGCCATCGCGCGCGTACTCTTCGGCGAGCACGTCCCCAGCGGGCGCCTGCCCATGGCCTGGCCCATGGACGAGGCGGACCTGCCGCCCTTCGACTCGGTCAGCAACGAGGTCACGCAGGGCCTGTTCCACGGCCAGCGGCACCTCGATCGCGAGGGCGTGGCGGCGCGCTACGCTCTCGGCTACGGCCTCTCCTACACCACGTTCGTGTACGACTCCGTCATGCTGGACACCGTGGCGCCCGCCGCCGACGGAACGGTCACGGCTACGGTGCGCGTGCGCAACACGGGCGACTACGAGGCCATCGAGACGGTGCAGCTCTACGTGCGCTCGCCCGGCACCGAGGTGGAGCGCGCCGTGCGAGACCTGCGTGCCTTCGCGCGGGTGGAGATCCCTGCAGGTGGCACCCGCGACGTGGAGCTCCAGTTCTCGGTGGCGAGCCTGGCCTACTACGACGAGGCCGCTGCCGGCTGGGCGCTCGAGCCCGGCAGCTACAGCGTGGACGTGGGGCGAAACGGAAGCGACCTGACGCTGAGCGCCACGTTCACGCTCGTCGAGTGA
- a CDS encoding alkaline phosphatase D family protein, translating into MTDRKPSRLSRREWLKSTSALGVVAASSNLLGCDDSLPPLPTDLPTDPYTGAPGPASLFTHGVASGDPLEDGFVIWTRVTPADLGSTVEVFYEVALDPDFVDRVEAGTTMTGAAVDFTAKLDVRGLVWGRDYYYRFSAQGRTSMVGRARCAPKGGEAKALRFAVTSCASYGHGYFHAYRRIAEREDLDAVLHLGDYIYEYATGEYGSVREYEPAHEIVTLADYRMRFAQYRRDPDLQALHQQHPVIPIWDDHESANDSYEDGAENHQLDTEGTWTARKQAARQAYFEWMPIRDPGMQRIYRTLRYGNLADIVLLDTRLEGRDLQFGSTSELPGEAASRSLLGAEQEAWLDAELEQSEARWVILAQQVMVAQLSLSGGSPFNLDQWDGYPGARSRLLSSIRTHAAGRTVVLTGDIHTSWVGHLVDDPYAEGVDPTQDAAAVEFVTTSVTSPGIAAGNLAERIAAGIVEQSPHLEYVQLSRKGYLVLEVTSGKVYADYFFVAGILPGEDAEEFAVGFDTQRGKSNLVRREEPRADRTGPALAPSPAV; encoded by the coding sequence ATGACCGACCGCAAGCCCAGCAGGCTCTCGCGGCGCGAGTGGCTCAAGTCGACCAGCGCGCTCGGCGTGGTGGCGGCCAGCAGCAACTTGTTGGGCTGCGACGACTCGCTCCCACCGCTGCCCACCGACCTGCCCACGGATCCATACACGGGCGCCCCGGGCCCGGCATCGCTGTTCACGCACGGCGTGGCCAGCGGTGACCCGCTCGAAGATGGCTTCGTCATCTGGACGCGCGTGACGCCTGCCGATCTCGGCAGCACGGTCGAGGTCTTCTACGAGGTGGCCCTCGACCCCGACTTCGTGGACCGCGTGGAGGCGGGCACCACCATGACCGGCGCCGCGGTGGACTTCACCGCCAAGCTAGACGTGCGCGGCCTGGTCTGGGGTCGCGACTACTACTACCGCTTCTCCGCGCAGGGCCGGACGTCCATGGTGGGCCGCGCCCGCTGCGCGCCGAAGGGCGGTGAGGCCAAGGCCCTGCGCTTCGCGGTCACGTCGTGCGCCAGCTACGGGCACGGCTACTTCCACGCCTACCGACGCATCGCAGAGCGCGAGGACCTGGACGCAGTGCTGCACCTGGGCGACTACATCTACGAGTACGCCACCGGCGAATACGGGAGCGTGCGCGAGTACGAGCCCGCCCACGAGATCGTGACGCTGGCCGACTACCGCATGCGCTTCGCGCAGTATCGCCGCGACCCGGACCTGCAGGCGCTGCACCAGCAGCACCCGGTCATCCCCATCTGGGACGACCACGAGAGCGCCAACGACAGCTACGAAGACGGCGCCGAGAACCACCAGCTGGACACCGAGGGCACCTGGACCGCGCGCAAGCAGGCTGCGAGGCAGGCGTACTTCGAGTGGATGCCCATCCGTGACCCGGGCATGCAGCGCATCTACCGCACGCTGCGCTACGGGAACCTGGCGGACATCGTGCTGCTGGACACGCGCCTCGAGGGGCGTGACCTGCAGTTTGGGAGCACGTCGGAGCTGCCGGGCGAGGCCGCCTCACGCAGCCTGCTGGGCGCCGAGCAAGAGGCCTGGCTCGACGCGGAGCTCGAGCAGAGCGAGGCGCGCTGGGTGATCCTGGCGCAGCAGGTGATGGTGGCGCAGCTCAGCCTCTCGGGTGGAAGCCCGTTCAACCTGGACCAGTGGGATGGCTACCCGGGCGCTCGCTCGCGCTTGCTCTCGAGCATCCGCACGCACGCGGCCGGGCGCACGGTGGTGCTGACAGGCGACATCCACACCAGCTGGGTGGGGCACCTGGTGGACGACCCGTATGCCGAAGGCGTGGACCCCACGCAGGACGCCGCCGCGGTGGAGTTCGTGACCACCTCGGTGACGTCGCCGGGCATCGCCGCGGGCAACCTGGCGGAGCGCATCGCCGCCGGCATCGTCGAGCAGAGCCCGCACCTCGAGTACGTGCAGCTGTCGCGCAAGGGCTACCTCGTGCTGGAGGTGACGTCGGGCAAGGTGTACGCGGACTACTTCTTCGTCGCGGGCATCCTGCCGGGGGAAGACGCCGAGGAATTCGCCGTGGGCTTCGACACGCAGCGCGGCAAGTCCAACTTGGTGCGCCGTGAGGAGCCGAGAGCGGACCGCACCGGCCCGGCCTTGGCGCCGAGCCCCGCGGTCTGA
- a CDS encoding choice-of-anchor I family protein encodes MTNRPTPTQRTPRRIPTRSARSVLLCLLTGLLLLGCGEDGANGATGPTGPTGPMGTPGTDGAPGTPGTPGTPGTPGTPGTPGTPGTPGTDGDDAVSPIRGILLRHEGRFETGAFAEGAAEIVAFDALSERVFVVNAQAATVDVLNPADPTAPTLISTIDVTAADTRALGAANSVAVYDGVLAVAIEADPKTDPGIVAFYRAATLELLAAVEVGALPDMLTFTHDGARVLVANEGEPNDAYDVDPEGTISVIEIGSGFVTPPTVTTLDFNAFDGDINSLRASGVRIFGPGASVSQDLEPEYITVSGDDSFAWASLQEANALALIDLTSLSVVDILPLGLKDHSLPGNELDPGDRDGGVRLANWPVFGMYMPDTIAAYDVAGQTYVVTANEGDARAYDGFDEETRVGSETLDPAVFPNAAVLQTNAALSRLRTTTASGDTDGDGDIDVIHAFGARSFSIRDGLTGDLVYDSGNDFERITANRFGALFNSNHEGFGGDTRSDDKGPEPEALTLGVIRGATFAFIGLERMSGIMVYDITHPESPRFVQYISPRDLALDFDGDVEAELSAAGDLGPEGMVFIPAAESPTGMDMLVVANEVSGTTSFFSIEIVE; translated from the coding sequence ATGACGAACCGCCCGACGCCAACGCAGCGCACCCCCCGACGCATTCCCACCCGCAGCGCCCGCTCCGTGCTGCTCTGCCTGCTCACGGGGCTCTTGCTCCTGGGCTGTGGCGAAGACGGCGCCAACGGGGCGACGGGTCCCACGGGACCGACCGGTCCGATGGGCACGCCGGGCACGGATGGCGCGCCTGGCACTCCGGGCACCCCCGGCACTCCGGGAACCCCCGGCACTCCGGGAACCCCCGGCACTCCCGGTACGCCGGGCACCGACGGTGACGACGCGGTGTCCCCCATCCGCGGCATCCTGCTGCGTCACGAGGGGCGCTTCGAGACCGGGGCCTTCGCCGAGGGCGCCGCCGAGATCGTGGCCTTCGACGCGCTGTCGGAGCGCGTCTTCGTGGTGAACGCGCAGGCCGCCACGGTGGACGTGCTGAACCCCGCAGACCCGACCGCCCCCACGCTGATCAGCACCATCGACGTGACCGCCGCCGACACGCGCGCGCTGGGCGCCGCCAACAGCGTGGCCGTCTACGACGGTGTGCTGGCGGTCGCCATCGAAGCCGACCCGAAGACCGACCCCGGCATCGTGGCGTTCTACCGCGCGGCCACGCTCGAGTTGCTGGCCGCCGTGGAAGTGGGCGCGCTCCCGGACATGCTGACGTTCACACACGACGGCGCACGCGTGCTGGTGGCCAACGAGGGCGAGCCCAACGACGCCTACGACGTGGACCCCGAGGGCACCATCTCAGTCATCGAGATCGGCAGCGGCTTCGTGACGCCCCCCACGGTCACCACGCTCGACTTCAACGCGTTCGACGGCGACATCAACTCGCTGCGCGCCAGCGGCGTGCGTATCTTCGGACCCGGCGCCTCGGTGTCGCAGGACCTCGAGCCCGAGTACATCACGGTGTCGGGCGACGACAGCTTCGCCTGGGCGTCACTGCAAGAGGCGAACGCGCTGGCGCTGATCGACCTCACCAGCCTGAGCGTGGTGGACATCCTGCCGCTGGGCCTCAAGGACCACTCGCTGCCGGGCAACGAGCTGGACCCGGGCGATCGCGACGGCGGCGTGCGTCTCGCCAACTGGCCCGTCTTCGGCATGTACATGCCGGACACCATCGCCGCGTACGACGTGGCCGGACAAACCTACGTGGTGACGGCCAACGAGGGTGACGCGCGCGCCTACGACGGCTTCGACGAGGAGACCCGCGTGGGCAGCGAGACGCTCGACCCCGCGGTCTTCCCGAACGCCGCCGTGCTCCAGACCAACGCTGCGCTGTCCCGCCTGCGCACCACCACCGCCAGCGGCGACACCGATGGTGACGGCGACATCGACGTGATCCACGCCTTCGGCGCGCGCTCCTTCTCGATCCGGGACGGCCTCACCGGCGACCTGGTGTACGACAGCGGCAACGACTTCGAGCGCATCACCGCCAACCGCTTCGGCGCGCTCTTCAACTCCAACCACGAGGGCTTCGGCGGCGACACCCGCTCGGACGACAAGGGCCCGGAGCCCGAGGCGCTCACGTTGGGCGTCATCCGCGGCGCCACGTTCGCCTTCATCGGCCTCGAGCGCATGAGCGGCATCATGGTCTACGACATCACCCACCCCGAGAGCCCGCGCTTCGTGCAGTACATCTCGCCGCGCGACCTGGCCCTCGACTTCGATGGCGACGTGGAAGCGGAGCTCAGCGCAGCGGGTGACCTCGGCCCCGAGGGCATGGTCTTCATCCCCGCGGCTGAGAGCCCCACGGGCATGGACATGCTCGTCGTGGCCAACGAAGTCAGCGGCACCACCAGCTTCTTCAGCATCGAGATCGTGGAATGA
- the msrB gene encoding peptide-methionine (R)-S-oxide reductase MsrB: MSRHDTKEPDRPERFSQPDAGEKLTLTDAEWRARLTPTEFAVLRQCGTERAFTGHYYDHHADGTYRCAGCGAPLFSSADKFDSGTGWPSYSRAIEEGRVTERRDTSHGMTRVEVVCAHCDGHLGHLFPDGPAPTRQRYCINSASLDFEAKK; the protein is encoded by the coding sequence ATGTCCCGTCACGACACCAAAGAGCCCGACCGCCCCGAGCGCTTCAGCCAGCCCGACGCTGGTGAGAAGCTGACGCTGACCGACGCGGAGTGGCGCGCGCGCCTGACGCCCACGGAGTTCGCCGTCTTGCGCCAGTGCGGCACGGAGCGCGCGTTCACGGGGCACTACTACGACCACCACGCCGATGGTACCTACCGCTGCGCGGGCTGCGGTGCGCCGCTCTTCAGCTCGGCGGACAAGTTCGACTCGGGCACCGGCTGGCCCAGCTACTCGCGGGCCATCGAAGAAGGACGCGTGACCGAGCGCCGTGACACGAGCCACGGCATGACCCGCGTGGAGGTGGTGTGCGCCCACTGTGACGGGCACCTGGGGCACCTGTTCCCGGATGGCCCCGCTCCAACGCGTCAGCGCTACTGCATCAACTCGGCGTCGCTCGACTTCGAGGCCAAGAAGTAG
- a CDS encoding Uma2 family endonuclease encodes MSTALRRATYADIEALPEHVTGELIDGVLYTQARPAGPHLIVASGLATALDGPFGLGVNGPGGWIFIYEPELHFGGDVLVPDLAAWRIERLPLASRREKFFTIVPDWVCEVASPSTSMRDRRVKAPLYARAGVTHLWLVEPVEGRIEAYERRDERWLVAGTWGDDTDARIPPFDSAQLDLARLWTRAGREP; translated from the coding sequence ATGAGCACCGCCCTCCGCCGAGCGACGTATGCCGACATCGAAGCGCTCCCAGAGCACGTCACCGGCGAGCTGATCGATGGCGTGCTCTACACGCAGGCACGGCCGGCGGGGCCTCACCTCATCGTCGCCTCCGGCCTCGCCACCGCCCTCGACGGGCCCTTCGGCCTGGGTGTGAACGGGCCCGGAGGATGGATCTTCATCTACGAGCCCGAGCTCCACTTCGGCGGCGACGTGCTCGTCCCCGACCTTGCGGCCTGGCGCATCGAGCGCCTTCCTCTCGCATCGCGTCGCGAGAAATTCTTCACGATTGTCCCCGACTGGGTCTGCGAGGTCGCGTCGCCCTCCACGTCCATGCGAGATCGTCGAGTCAAAGCGCCCCTCTACGCGCGGGCGGGCGTCACGCATCTCTGGCTGGTCGAGCCCGTGGAGGGGCGCATCGAGGCCTACGAGCGACGCGATGAACGTTGGCTGGTGGCGGGCACGTGGGGCGACGATACCGATGCGCGCATTCCGCCGTTCGACTCGGCCCAGCTCGACCTCGCGCGCCTCTGGACGCGCGCCGGTCGCGAGCCGTAG
- a CDS encoding rRNA methyltransferase, with protein sequence MVDPSQRIHGVAACRAIAHARPLAVRKAFLVQERLRDFGWFVEDMARRRLGYNIVSAEDLATITGGVHHEGVCFYVDPAPPPSFDDLLNEVAAMQRKSAPDAVRVLYLDGVKNPHNLGAIVRTAAHFGVRAILVPAADAAGLGPAGTRVAEGGAEAVDIIRLNRPADALVALKERGLPLFVADAHEGESVFTVELPPRCVLALGAEREGISDALRKLARRAVFIPGTGSVESLNVATAAGVLLAEHVRRHGVVKAVKAARP encoded by the coding sequence GTGGTCGACCCTTCCCAGCGAATCCATGGCGTCGCCGCCTGTCGGGCGATTGCCCACGCCCGTCCCCTCGCGGTGCGCAAGGCCTTCCTCGTGCAGGAGCGCCTGCGCGACTTCGGCTGGTTCGTGGAGGACATGGCCCGGCGTCGCCTGGGGTACAACATCGTCAGCGCGGAGGACCTCGCGACCATCACGGGCGGCGTGCACCACGAGGGCGTGTGCTTCTACGTGGACCCGGCTCCGCCGCCGAGCTTCGACGACCTCTTGAACGAAGTGGCTGCGATGCAGCGCAAGAGCGCCCCGGACGCCGTGCGCGTGCTCTACCTGGACGGCGTGAAGAACCCCCACAACCTGGGCGCCATCGTGCGCACGGCGGCGCACTTCGGCGTGCGCGCCATCTTGGTGCCAGCGGCCGACGCGGCGGGCCTGGGCCCTGCCGGAACGCGCGTGGCCGAGGGCGGCGCCGAGGCGGTGGACATCATCCGCCTGAACCGCCCCGCGGACGCGCTGGTGGCCCTCAAAGAGCGCGGGCTGCCGCTGTTCGTGGCCGACGCGCACGAGGGCGAGAGCGTGTTCACCGTGGAGCTGCCGCCGCGCTGTGTGCTGGCGCTCGGCGCCGAGCGCGAGGGCATCTCGGACGCGCTCCGCAAGTTGGCGCGGCGCGCCGTGTTCATCCCCGGCACGGGCAGCGTGGAGAGCCTGAACGTGGCCACCGCGGCCGGCGTGCTGCTGGCCGAGCACGTGCGGCGTCATGGCGTGGTGAAGGCCGTGAAGGCTGCCCGTCCGTGA
- a CDS encoding RluA family pseudouridine synthase, with translation MSDLRDQPASPAHNATTGETLAAALRRFAPERSWNNVRALCTSGKVFVDGERALDPAVRMQGGEAIEVRESAPRVRRHEYAELRVLHQDPHLIVVHKPPHLATSPHNKSSHAPTEEPTVLDALRQTVAKPSAARRKAGQQASLFVVHRLDKETSGVLCFARTKASERGLHDIFKRHQAQREYVAIVQGIISPQRIESELVRDRGDGIRGSAHEETKGTYRQHAVTHIISAEPLRGRHGMMTRIRLRLETGRTHQIRIHLSEAGHPVVGEAVYIRDLRERGDTPIPCPRLMLHAETLAFTHPITGEALSYVAEPPPSFVAALAGLLPAT, from the coding sequence ATGAGTGACCTCCGTGACCAGCCCGCGTCCCCCGCGCACAACGCCACCACCGGCGAGACGCTCGCGGCCGCGCTGCGTCGCTTCGCGCCCGAGCGCTCGTGGAACAACGTGCGCGCGCTGTGCACCAGCGGGAAGGTGTTCGTGGATGGCGAGCGCGCCCTCGACCCCGCGGTGCGCATGCAGGGCGGCGAGGCCATCGAGGTGCGGGAGTCGGCACCGCGCGTGCGGCGCCACGAGTACGCGGAGCTGCGCGTGCTGCACCAGGACCCACACCTGATCGTCGTGCACAAGCCACCGCACCTCGCAACGTCGCCACACAACAAGAGCTCGCACGCGCCGACCGAAGAGCCCACGGTGCTGGACGCCCTGCGCCAGACGGTGGCGAAGCCGAGCGCGGCGCGCCGCAAGGCCGGCCAGCAGGCGTCGCTCTTCGTGGTGCATCGGCTCGATAAGGAGACCTCCGGGGTGCTGTGCTTCGCGCGCACCAAGGCCAGCGAGCGCGGGCTGCACGACATCTTCAAGCGGCACCAGGCGCAGCGCGAGTACGTGGCCATCGTGCAGGGCATCATCAGCCCGCAGCGCATCGAGAGCGAGTTGGTGCGCGACCGCGGTGACGGCATCCGCGGCAGCGCCCACGAGGAGACCAAGGGCACGTATCGCCAGCACGCCGTGACGCACATCATCAGCGCCGAGCCGCTGCGCGGGCGCCACGGGATGATGACGCGCATTCGCCTGCGCCTCGAGACGGGCCGCACGCACCAGATCCGCATCCACTTGTCCGAGGCCGGCCACCCGGTGGTGGGCGAGGCGGTCTACATCCGCGACCTGCGCGAGCGGGGAGACACGCCCATCCCGTGCCCGCGCCTGATGCTGCACGCCGAGACGCTGGCCTTCACGCACCCCATCACGGGCGAGGCGCTGTCGTACGTGGCGGAGCCGCCGCCGTCGTTCGTGGCGGCGCTGGCTGGCTTGCTGCCCGCCACCTGA